A single window of Triticum dicoccoides isolate Atlit2015 ecotype Zavitan unplaced genomic scaffold, WEW_v2.0 scaffold2961, whole genome shotgun sequence DNA harbors:
- the LOC119345794 gene encoding uncharacterized protein LOC119345794, translated as MAYHLRSASTPSSPRSNRAEAEEQFQSLSTTISSPSATIDTMCDGLRRLGDIYSSIEKMMCTPSSQVSLCQSLQRAAVEAELGRSLVVLDLCNGMRESFMELKMTVQELLLVHKRGEDVSSQVKTYVRLANKVQKQFKKITKKTASDKNDCRVVMLLAEAREITISLLESTWSILSKQVEMPKWSLASKTFHRTKVVCEEEQLQALEHSIGDLESGVELLYRRLIQNRVSLLNVLSL; from the coding sequence ATGGCTTACCATCTACGATCGGCAAGCACGCCTTCGAGCCCTCGCTCAAACAGAGCGGAAGCCGAGGAGCAGTTCCAGAGCCTGAGCACAACCATCTCTTCGCCCTCGGCGACCATCGATACGATGTGTGATGGCTTGAGGAGGCTCGGTGACATCTACAGCTCCATCGAGAAGATGATGTGCACACCAAGCAGCCAAGTCAGCCTTTGCCAGAGCCTTCAAAGGGCGGCAGTAGAGGCGGAGCTTGGACGGTCCCTCGTCGTGCTCGACCTCTGCAACGGCATGCGGGAGAGCTTCATGGAATTGAAGATGACTGTCCAAGAGCTCCTTTTAGTTCACAAAAGAGGAGAGGATGTGtcttctcaagtcaagacatatgtCAGGCTAGCAAACAAGGTGCAAAAACAGTTCAAGAAGATCACCAAGAAGACTGCTTCCGACAAGAACGACTGTAGGGTGGTGATGCTACTGGCTGAAGCGAGAGAGATCACCATTTCGCTGCTCGAATCCACATGGTCAATCTTGTCGAAGCAAGTTGAGATGCCCAAGTGGTCTCTTGCCTCCAAAACATTCCACAGGACCAAAGTTGTGTGTGAAGAGGAGCAATTGCAGGCATTGGAGCACAGTATTGGAGATCTTGAGAGCGGAGTGGAACTTCTGTACAGGAGATTGATCCAGAATAGAGTTTCTCTTCTGAATGTTCTTAGCTTGTAG